AACGGATGCCATGGCCAGAACCAGCGCAAGGCATGGCCCTGCACCGCTCCGTATTCTTCTCTTCATGGTTCTTTCTCCTTTCCTCATGCCCGGCAACAGGGGGGCGCTTCTTCCATGAAAAGCACGCGCCTGCCGTTCCGCGAAGCCGCTTTCCACGGCCGCGGGGATTAAAACAGAAAAGCGCGGCAATGAAAACCGCGATCTCCGCTTCCTTTTTTCTCCCGGAGAACAATGTCACAAGACGGAAAGAACGACATGCAGCGCCATGACGATATTCATGACGGCCACGGCCTTCTTCATGGCCGCAAGCGGCATGTTTTCGGCATGAAGCAGATACGCCCCGAACCTTGCCGTCACCACGGAGGGAACAAGAAGGCACAGCGCCCCGGGAAGGTACAGATATCCCAGCGACCACGCGGGAAGCTTCGCCTCTCCCCAGCCGGAAAGCATGTATCCGCAGGTGGAGGTTGCGGCAATGACAAGGCCGATGCCCGCGCTCGTTCCCACGGCCTGACGCCAGGGAACGCCTCTCCAGTGCAGCCAGGTAACGCAGATCAAGGTTCCGGCAAGCCCGCTCATGCTGGCAAGCAGCCCGAAAAAAGCCGCCGCCACCTCCAGAAAGGCCGTTTTCTCCCTGCAGGGCTCCCGGGATTTCTGCGGAAGAAGAATGTGCACCCCCATGAGCATGAGCACGGCGGCAAAAAGCAGCCTGAGAAAAAGCGCGGGCATGTGAGGAGCCAGAAATGCCCCGGCCATGCTCCCGGCAAACACATACGGTCCCATGCGCCGGAGAAGATCTCCGCGCAGCGACCCCAGCGCCCTGTGGGCCAGTACGCTGGACACACAGGTCAGAAGTATGGTGGCCGGAGCCGTGCCCACGGCCATCACATGCGCCATGCCCGGAGAAACGCCGAGGCGCGGCAACACTTCATCAAGCAGCGGAATGACGATGAACGAGCCGCCCATGCCGAGAAGGCCGTTGAGCAGGCCGATGAACGCGCCGCCGACCATGCATGAAGCAACAAGAAACAGCATTCTCCCCCCCTTTTTTCCGAAACTTCATCGTCAAAGGCCCCCCGGGCGCACGCCCGGAGGGCCTCCTTCTCACTGCAATACGGAGAGAGATGCTACAGCATCATGGTCAGGGGGAACTTGTAGGCAATGGACCCCGTGGGGCAGGCAATACGGCAGCAGCCGCAGTGCCAGCACTGGGCAGGATAGGCCACGGCGGGACCGTCGTCCGTCATTTCCAGAATATGGCCGGGGCAGCTTTCCACACAGGAACCGCATTCCATGCAGTGGCCGCAGTGCATACAGCGCGAGGCCTCCTTCACCGCCTGTTCCGGGGAAAGCCCGTCCTCCAGTTCATGGAAGGCCACGCCGGGCGCAGCGTCCTTCACCGGCTGCACCTGCCTCGGCGCATGTTCGTGGTAGTCGATGTTCATCATTTCCTCAAAGGCCACCACATGGGGTTCCACGCAGCTTTCCGCCTTCTGCGTGCACACGTTCCCTTCCTCGTCGATGAAAATGTCGAGGGGGGCCTGCTCTCCGCACAGGAAGCAGTGCAGGGCCACGGCGGCCCTGCGGCCCGCGCCTATGGCGGAAGCCACCAGCCCGGGACCGGAGGCCATATCCCCCGCCGCGAAAAGGCCGGGCACGGAGGTGCGGAAGTCGTCGTCCACCTTCACCATGCCGCGCGGCGTGCGTTCCACATCCATGCCGCAAAGCGCCGTTTCGTCGAGCTTGAGACCGCTTGCGCATATCACAAGGTCGGCGTCGAGCAGGAAGGCGGCTTCATC
This genomic stretch from Mailhella massiliensis harbors:
- a CDS encoding sulfite exporter TauE/SafE family protein — encoded protein: MLFLVASCMVGGAFIGLLNGLLGMGGSFIVIPLLDEVLPRLGVSPGMAHVMAVGTAPATILLTCVSSVLAHRALGSLRGDLLRRMGPYVFAGSMAGAFLAPHMPALFLRLLFAAVLMLMGVHILLPQKSREPCREKTAFLEVAAAFFGLLASMSGLAGTLICVTWLHWRGVPWRQAVGTSAGIGLVIAATSTCGYMLSGWGEAKLPAWSLGYLYLPGALCLLVPSVVTARFGAYLLHAENMPLAAMKKAVAVMNIVMALHVVLSVL